One window of Aphelocoma coerulescens isolate FSJ_1873_10779 chromosome 17, UR_Acoe_1.0, whole genome shotgun sequence genomic DNA carries:
- the MIGA2 gene encoding mitoguardin 2 isoform X2 codes for MAFRRTEGMSIMQALAMTVAEIPVFVYTTFGQLRLSPGLRKVLFATALGTVALALAAHQLKRRRRRKKQIAPDKCGFKPGGITVPILPTRRVSSVKKGYSSRRVQSPGSKSNDTLSGISSIEPSKHSSSSHSLASMVAVNSSSPIPPGMWEAQAMGDAGAIGDSSAESLYVQGMELFEEALQKWEQALSIRQRDSACTSTPVPWDSRKQQESMSENLSEEESQKREFAEKLESLLHRAYHLQEEFGSSLPSDSVLLDLEKTLMLPLADGSLRLRTDDEDSSASEDSFFSAAELFDSLPFEEMPFHLSKPVAAYEEALQLVKEGKVACRTLRTELLGCYSDQDFLAKLHCVRQAFQELLEDESNQLFFGEVGKQMVIGLMTKAEKNPKAFLESYEEMLRYALKQETWPTTQQELEGRGVVCMSFFDIVLDFILMDAFEDLENPPSSVLAVLRNRWLSDSFKETALATACWSVLKAKRRLLMVPDGFISHFYSVSEHVSPVLAFGFLGPKQQLSEVCSFFKHQIVQYLKDMFDFDNVRYTTVQLLAEDILQLSRRRSEILLGYLGTETSPEMNGMLPGVTEPLKEELI; via the exons ATGGCATTTAGAAGGACAGAGGGAATGTCCATCATGCAGGCCTTGGCAATGACCGTGGCAGAGATCCCCGTGTTTGTTTACACGACGTTTGGGCAG CTGCGGCTCTCTCCAGGCCTGCGCAAGGTGCTGTTtgccacagctctggggacGGTTGCCTTGGCTCTTGCAGCTCATCAGCTGAAGCGGCGGCGCCGCCGAAAGAAACAAATTGCTCCGGACAAGTGTGGCTTTAAACCGGGAGGGATCACAGTGCCCATCCTGCCAACCAGGAGGGTCTCCTCCGTGAAGAAAG GATACTCCAGCAGGAGAGTCCAGAGCCCTGGCAGCAAGAGCAATGACACACTCAGCGGGATTTCCTCCATTGAGCCCAGCAAACATTCCAGTTCCTCCCACAGCCTTGCCTCG ATGGTAGCAGTCAACTCCTCAAGTCCAATACCCCCAGGGATGTGGGAGGCCCAGGCAATGGGAGATGCTGGAGCCATTGGTGATTCCAGTGCAGAAAGCCTCTATGTTCAAG GCATGGAGCTGTTTGAGGAGGCCCTGCAGAAATGGGAACAGGCACTGAGCATCAGGCAGAGGGACAGTGCTTGTACCAGCACCCCTgtgccctgggacagcaggaaGCAGCAAGAAAGCATGTCTGAGAACCTTTCAGAG GAGGAGTCCCAGAAAAGGGAGTTTGCTGAGAAGCTGGAGTCCCTCTTGCACCGAGCTTACCACCTCCAGGAAGAGTTTGGCTCCTCGCTCCCGTCGGACAGCGTGCTGCTGGATCTGG aGAAGACTTTAATGCTTCCCTTGGCGGACGGATCGCTGCGGCTGCGGACGGATGATGAAGACAGCTCAGCTTCGGAGGATTCCTTCTTCTCTGCAGCAGAG CTCTTTGATTCTCTCCCCTTTGAGGAAATGCCATTCCACCTCTCCAAGCCAGTGGCAGCATACGAAGAAGCTCTGCAGTTGGTGAAAGAAGGGAAGGTCGCGTGCCGGACGCTGAG GACAGAGCTCCTTGGCTGCTACAGTGACCAGGATTTCCTGGCGAAGCTGCATTGTGTCAGGCAGGCATTCCAG gagctgctggaggatgaAAGTAATCAGCTGTTTTTTGGGGAGGTTGGGAAGCAGATGGTGATAGGACTGATGACAAAAGCTGAAAAG AATCCCAAAGCTTTTCTGGAAAGCTACGAGGAGATGCTGCGTTATGCCCTGAAGCAAGAGACCTGGCCGACcacccagcaggagctggagggaagaggg GTGGTGTGCATGAGCTTCTTTGATATTGTGCTGGACTTCATCCTCATGGATGCTTTTGAGGATCTGGAGAACCCTCCCTCCtccgtgctggctgtgctgcgcAACCGCTGGCTGTCCGACAGCTTCAAGGAGACG GCTCTAGCAACTGCTTGCTGGTCAGTTCTGAAAGCAAAAAGGAGGCTTCTGATG GTACCAGATGGCTTTATCTCTCATTTCTACTCCGTATCGGAGCATGTCAGTCCTGTTCTAGCCTTTGGTTTTCTGGGGCCCAAGCAGCAGCTATCCGAAGTCTGCAGCTTCTTCAAG CACCAGATCGTCCAGTATTTGAAGGACATGTTTGACTTCGACAATGTGAGGTACACGACGGTGCAGTTGCTGGCAGAGGACATTTTGCAGCTGTCGCGGCGGCGCAGCGAGATCCTCTTAGGATACCTGGGTACCGAGACTTCCCCAGAGATGAACGGCATGCTCCCTGGCGTAACCGAGCCGCTGAAG
- the MIGA2 gene encoding mitoguardin 2 isoform X1, translating to MAFRRTEGMSIMQALAMTVAEIPVFVYTTFGQSVFSQLRLSPGLRKVLFATALGTVALALAAHQLKRRRRRKKQIAPDKCGFKPGGITVPILPTRRVSSVKKGYSSRRVQSPGSKSNDTLSGISSIEPSKHSSSSHSLASMVAVNSSSPIPPGMWEAQAMGDAGAIGDSSAESLYVQGMELFEEALQKWEQALSIRQRDSACTSTPVPWDSRKQQESMSENLSEEESQKREFAEKLESLLHRAYHLQEEFGSSLPSDSVLLDLEKTLMLPLADGSLRLRTDDEDSSASEDSFFSAAELFDSLPFEEMPFHLSKPVAAYEEALQLVKEGKVACRTLRTELLGCYSDQDFLAKLHCVRQAFQELLEDESNQLFFGEVGKQMVIGLMTKAEKNPKAFLESYEEMLRYALKQETWPTTQQELEGRGVVCMSFFDIVLDFILMDAFEDLENPPSSVLAVLRNRWLSDSFKETALATACWSVLKAKRRLLMVPDGFISHFYSVSEHVSPVLAFGFLGPKQQLSEVCSFFKHQIVQYLKDMFDFDNVRYTTVQLLAEDILQLSRRRSEILLGYLGTETSPEMNGMLPGVTEPLKEELI from the exons ATGGCATTTAGAAGGACAGAGGGAATGTCCATCATGCAGGCCTTGGCAATGACCGTGGCAGAGATCCCCGTGTTTGTTTACACGACGTTTGGGCAG TCTGTCTTCTCTCAGCTGCGGCTCTCTCCAGGCCTGCGCAAGGTGCTGTTtgccacagctctggggacGGTTGCCTTGGCTCTTGCAGCTCATCAGCTGAAGCGGCGGCGCCGCCGAAAGAAACAAATTGCTCCGGACAAGTGTGGCTTTAAACCGGGAGGGATCACAGTGCCCATCCTGCCAACCAGGAGGGTCTCCTCCGTGAAGAAAG GATACTCCAGCAGGAGAGTCCAGAGCCCTGGCAGCAAGAGCAATGACACACTCAGCGGGATTTCCTCCATTGAGCCCAGCAAACATTCCAGTTCCTCCCACAGCCTTGCCTCG ATGGTAGCAGTCAACTCCTCAAGTCCAATACCCCCAGGGATGTGGGAGGCCCAGGCAATGGGAGATGCTGGAGCCATTGGTGATTCCAGTGCAGAAAGCCTCTATGTTCAAG GCATGGAGCTGTTTGAGGAGGCCCTGCAGAAATGGGAACAGGCACTGAGCATCAGGCAGAGGGACAGTGCTTGTACCAGCACCCCTgtgccctgggacagcaggaaGCAGCAAGAAAGCATGTCTGAGAACCTTTCAGAG GAGGAGTCCCAGAAAAGGGAGTTTGCTGAGAAGCTGGAGTCCCTCTTGCACCGAGCTTACCACCTCCAGGAAGAGTTTGGCTCCTCGCTCCCGTCGGACAGCGTGCTGCTGGATCTGG aGAAGACTTTAATGCTTCCCTTGGCGGACGGATCGCTGCGGCTGCGGACGGATGATGAAGACAGCTCAGCTTCGGAGGATTCCTTCTTCTCTGCAGCAGAG CTCTTTGATTCTCTCCCCTTTGAGGAAATGCCATTCCACCTCTCCAAGCCAGTGGCAGCATACGAAGAAGCTCTGCAGTTGGTGAAAGAAGGGAAGGTCGCGTGCCGGACGCTGAG GACAGAGCTCCTTGGCTGCTACAGTGACCAGGATTTCCTGGCGAAGCTGCATTGTGTCAGGCAGGCATTCCAG gagctgctggaggatgaAAGTAATCAGCTGTTTTTTGGGGAGGTTGGGAAGCAGATGGTGATAGGACTGATGACAAAAGCTGAAAAG AATCCCAAAGCTTTTCTGGAAAGCTACGAGGAGATGCTGCGTTATGCCCTGAAGCAAGAGACCTGGCCGACcacccagcaggagctggagggaagaggg GTGGTGTGCATGAGCTTCTTTGATATTGTGCTGGACTTCATCCTCATGGATGCTTTTGAGGATCTGGAGAACCCTCCCTCCtccgtgctggctgtgctgcgcAACCGCTGGCTGTCCGACAGCTTCAAGGAGACG GCTCTAGCAACTGCTTGCTGGTCAGTTCTGAAAGCAAAAAGGAGGCTTCTGATG GTACCAGATGGCTTTATCTCTCATTTCTACTCCGTATCGGAGCATGTCAGTCCTGTTCTAGCCTTTGGTTTTCTGGGGCCCAAGCAGCAGCTATCCGAAGTCTGCAGCTTCTTCAAG CACCAGATCGTCCAGTATTTGAAGGACATGTTTGACTTCGACAATGTGAGGTACACGACGGTGCAGTTGCTGGCAGAGGACATTTTGCAGCTGTCGCGGCGGCGCAGCGAGATCCTCTTAGGATACCTGGGTACCGAGACTTCCCCAGAGATGAACGGCATGCTCCCTGGCGTAACCGAGCCGCTGAAG